In Limnohabitans sp. INBF002, one genomic interval encodes:
- a CDS encoding tripartite tricarboxylate transporter substrate binding protein gives MISWTKKMLSVALLTATAFASAQPKFPDGTIKLIVPFAAGGGVDNAARLLAKQMQANLNISIVVENKPGASGTIGAKFVQASTPDGQTLLFSASTQALTKLVIANPPYDPLTDFSYVARVGEAPLLMVIAPTLPQTKLKEVMDAAKQNPDKWTAGIPALGAASHLATLMFAKEGNLNLTMTAYKGTAPALTDVAGGHSQILIDSIISLQSMAKAGKVKPIIVTSAKRSSVMPSVPTASESGYPKFVTESWYGIWAPKGTPDDRVQLLNKAANEAVRQLTKSGAFEQLGIEPVVESVDQFKKYTGKYITENAELLKGAGFKPE, from the coding sequence ATGATTTCATGGACAAAAAAAATGCTTTCGGTTGCATTACTGACGGCAACGGCGTTTGCATCAGCGCAACCTAAATTCCCAGATGGCACGATTAAATTGATCGTGCCATTTGCTGCAGGTGGTGGTGTAGATAACGCAGCGCGCTTGCTAGCAAAGCAGATGCAAGCAAATTTGAATATTTCAATTGTGGTTGAGAACAAGCCTGGGGCCAGTGGAACAATTGGCGCTAAATTTGTTCAAGCATCGACCCCAGATGGTCAAACATTGCTTTTCTCTGCATCCACACAAGCGTTGACGAAGCTGGTCATTGCCAATCCACCCTACGACCCATTGACTGATTTTTCTTATGTGGCACGTGTGGGTGAAGCACCGTTGCTGATGGTGATTGCACCGACATTACCGCAAACCAAATTAAAAGAAGTCATGGATGCAGCCAAACAAAATCCAGACAAATGGACGGCTGGTATACCGGCATTAGGCGCTGCCAGTCACTTGGCGACGTTGATGTTTGCCAAGGAAGGCAATCTCAACTTGACCATGACGGCCTACAAAGGCACTGCACCTGCGTTGACCGATGTCGCTGGCGGACACTCACAAATCTTGATCGACTCCATCATTTCGTTGCAATCAATGGCCAAAGCAGGCAAGGTGAAACCCATCATCGTGACGTCTGCAAAGCGAAGCTCTGTGATGCCTAGCGTTCCCACCGCTTCTGAGAGTGGCTATCCAAAGTTTGTGACCGAGTCTTGGTATGGCATCTGGGCGCCCAAAGGTACACCTGACGATCGCGTTCAATTGTTGAACAAGGCTGCCAATGAAGCGGTACGTCAACTGACTAAATCAGGGGCTTTCGAACAACTCGGGATTGAACCTGTTGTGGAATCTGTCGATCAATTTAAAAAGTACACCGGCAAATACATTACCGAAAATGCGGAGCTGCTCAAAGGAGCAGGCTTCAAGCCCGAATAA
- a CDS encoding hydantoinase B/oxoprolinase family protein yields the protein MNTTHVQKSNAQAVDPVIVEIIRNGLFAVTEEMKTNLMRTAYNLIIYEALDFTVGLFTKEGDTVSIGLGLPMFIRGMSETVKSKIRHFGYDNIHPGDILVTNDAYTTGSHLNHFTFTMPVFHEGELIGFTCCMAHWLDVGGSLGQITTDIYSEGIQIPIVKYQSAGKVNQDLLDIIAMNVRMPERALGDLRAQITAITTGERRFLELVQRYGNADVQASILQIMDASEALARQNTLTIPDGVYEAESFMDDDGLEIGKRIPIRVKVTVKGDEMEVDLSDVSKQVKGFYNSGFTTGIACAQVAYKCLTTPTDYPVNDGSFRPLKVIMPMGTVISAERPYPMRVWMTFPMTVIDTIFKALAPAIPHRAIAGHHADLVFPNIHGISPEDGRLFIVGIGPLGGGWGAKSREDGVSVTVCINDGDTHNSPTEQLEAKYPVLVESYKIREDSAGAGEFRGGLGAEMVVQALSPFSVTTRIDRMHCKPWGLEGGGEAAGNGIAIRHKGEWSSDLPNAKIFNVRLERGDAYKMLSGGGGGFGSPFKRDADAVAHDVREGYVSREAAEKLYGVVLDDSFAVKPSETQTLRSKALV from the coding sequence ATGAACACGACACACGTTCAAAAATCAAATGCACAGGCCGTCGATCCTGTGATTGTCGAAATCATCCGTAACGGCCTATTTGCCGTGACCGAGGAGATGAAAACCAACTTGATGCGCACCGCCTACAACCTCATCATTTATGAGGCGCTGGACTTCACGGTTGGTCTTTTCACCAAAGAAGGCGACACGGTGTCTATTGGCTTGGGCTTGCCCATGTTCATTCGTGGCATGTCTGAAACTGTGAAATCAAAGATTCGTCACTTTGGGTATGACAACATCCACCCCGGCGATATCTTGGTGACAAACGATGCGTACACCACCGGCAGTCATTTGAACCATTTCACATTCACCATGCCTGTGTTCCACGAGGGTGAGCTGATTGGCTTTACCTGCTGCATGGCGCACTGGTTGGATGTGGGTGGAAGCTTGGGTCAGATCACCACCGATATTTACTCAGAGGGTATTCAGATCCCTATCGTGAAATATCAATCTGCTGGCAAAGTCAACCAAGATTTGTTGGACATCATTGCCATGAACGTGCGCATGCCCGAACGTGCTTTGGGCGACTTGCGCGCTCAAATCACAGCCATCACCACAGGTGAGCGTCGATTCTTAGAACTGGTGCAACGCTACGGCAATGCCGATGTGCAAGCGTCGATTTTGCAGATCATGGATGCCTCTGAAGCACTGGCGCGTCAAAACACTTTGACTATTCCTGACGGCGTATACGAAGCCGAGTCCTTCATGGATGACGACGGTTTAGAGATCGGCAAACGCATTCCGATTCGCGTGAAAGTGACCGTCAAGGGCGATGAGATGGAGGTGGACTTGTCGGATGTGAGCAAACAAGTCAAAGGCTTCTACAACTCTGGTTTCACTACGGGTATTGCTTGCGCGCAAGTGGCCTACAAGTGCTTGACCACACCCACCGACTATCCCGTGAACGATGGCAGCTTCCGTCCTCTGAAGGTCATCATGCCCATGGGCACTGTCATCAGCGCTGAACGTCCCTACCCCATGCGTGTGTGGATGACGTTCCCAATGACCGTGATTGACACCATCTTCAAAGCCTTGGCGCCTGCGATCCCTCATCGCGCGATTGCGGGCCACCATGCCGATTTGGTGTTCCCCAACATCCACGGGATTTCGCCTGAAGATGGCCGCTTGTTCATTGTGGGCATTGGCCCCTTGGGTGGCGGCTGGGGTGCCAAGTCACGCGAAGACGGTGTCTCTGTGACGGTGTGTATCAACGATGGTGACACGCATAACAGCCCAACCGAACAGCTTGAAGCGAAATACCCAGTTTTGGTTGAGAGTTACAAAATTCGCGAAGACAGCGCGGGTGCGGGGGAGTTCCGTGGTGGCTTAGGTGCCGAGATGGTGGTGCAAGCCCTGTCACCGTTCTCTGTGACCACCCGCATCGACCGCATGCATTGCAAGCCTTGGGGTCTAGAGGGTGGCGGTGAGGCTGCTGGCAACGGCATTGCCATTCGTCACAAGGGTGAATGGAGTTCTGATTTGCCGAACGCAAAGATCTTCAACGTTCGCTTAGAACGCGGCGATGCCTACAAGATGCTTTCAGGCGGTGGTGGTGGTTTTGGCAGTCCTTTCAAACGTGACGCCGATGCAGTGGCGCATGACGTGCGCGAAGGCTACGTCAGTCGCGAGGCCGCTGAAAAACTCTACGGTGTGGTGTTGGATGACAGCTTTGCAGTGAAGCCATCTGAGACACAGACCTTACGAAGCAAAGCCCTTGTTTGA